In Corynebacterium aquilae DSM 44791, the genomic stretch ATTTTTTGTTCAGCACCCATGCAACCCGGGCTGCGGCAAGCGCGTCGGCGGTGGCTTCGTGGGCGTTGTCGAGGGTGATGTTGTAGTTTTCGCACACGGCCCCCAGGGTGCGTTTGCCTTTGCGGTAGGGGTCCATGGCTTTGTCGACGACGTAGGGGTCAAAGACGGTGCCGTCGACGGTGAAGTCCTCAAAAAGCTGCCCGAGCACGGTCAGGTCGTAGGCGGCGTTGTACACCACCAGGCTGACGCCTTCGGACCAGGCTTGGCGGATTGCGTCCACCGTTTTTTGCAGGACTTCCTCGTGGGGCCGGCCGTGTTCGCGCGCGTATTCGGTGGTGATGCCGTGAACCTCGGATGCTTCCTGGGGGATCTCGACGCCGGGATCCGCGAGCAGTTCCTCTTTTTTCACCTCGCGTCCCTTAATGCGCACCAAAGCGGAGGTCACGATGCGGGCCTCAAGGGGATTCGCGGAGGTGGTTTCCAGGTCGAAGGAGAGCATATTGGTGGGGTCGAAAGGCAACATGTGTTTAACACTAGGCGAGTAGGTTGGGGCGCGGGAAGCCTTTGGTGTCGATGGGGGAGAACGAGCCACGCACCTTATAGCTCGCGGCGAGGTTGTGGCGCGGTCGCATCCACGGCAGGCAACCGGCACCCGGCGCCTGCTGACAACGCGTGCTGCTGGGGGGATGTGCGGCCGTGCGGCTACACTTAGCGGCTGTGTCGAATCAAAGCGTGACCCCCGAAAACCCCCAGCCGGCCGACAACGAAGTGCGCCGCCGGTGGGAGCAGCTGGCCGCCGAAGTCTCAGAACACC encodes the following:
- a CDS encoding 3'-5' exonuclease, giving the protein MLPFDPTNMLSFDLETTSANPLEARIVTSALVRIKGREVKKEELLADPGVEIPQEASEVHGITTEYAREHGRPHEEVLQKTVDAIRQAWSEGVSLVVYNAAYDLTVLGQLFEDFTVDGTVFDPYVVDKAMDPYRKGKRTLGAVCENYNITLDNAHEATADALAAARVAWVLNKKFADKLQGLSGEELMEKQAVWHHDSQTSLKKYLESRDRDASDVSTSWPMRSANT